In a genomic window of Corynebacterium choanae:
- a CDS encoding ZinT/AdcA family metal-binding protein → MSNRYLNGKRRPNMRITMHPTMKIAAVSITAALTLAGCSNAAQDDLSKAADNVESAAKTASSNASTEASKAAEAVSSQASKASDAAKQAATKATLADWDGTWVSLATYVDDPDLAPAFEHEAQEHGESVDALQAELRDKYAAPVEGLVINEDEITFVTKRADVDNPTEQPVKYVFDDAIEDSHGAKTFTWFVFKAEGDAPYPYVFLLPRHGEETLEHFHARFGSDKDALKNADNFPTFVDPQRATAAQLEEELVHHGH, encoded by the coding sequence GTGAGTAATCGTTATCTCAACGGAAAACGGAGACCAAATATGCGTATCACCATGCACCCAACTATGAAGATCGCTGCAGTTTCGATCACTGCAGCCTTGACCCTTGCAGGCTGCTCAAACGCAGCACAAGATGATCTCAGCAAGGCCGCCGACAATGTGGAAAGCGCTGCGAAAACCGCTAGCTCGAACGCCTCAACTGAAGCTTCGAAAGCAGCTGAAGCAGTTTCCTCCCAAGCCTCGAAAGCAAGTGACGCTGCAAAGCAAGCCGCCACGAAAGCAACCCTGGCCGACTGGGATGGCACCTGGGTTTCCCTCGCCACCTATGTTGATGATCCAGACCTAGCCCCAGCGTTTGAGCATGAAGCCCAAGAACACGGCGAATCCGTCGATGCGCTGCAAGCAGAGCTGCGCGACAAATACGCCGCTCCGGTGGAGGGGCTGGTCATCAACGAAGATGAGATCACCTTCGTCACCAAGCGGGCTGATGTCGATAACCCGACGGAGCAGCCGGTGAAATATGTCTTCGACGATGCGATCGAAGACTCGCACGGCGCGAAAACCTTCACCTGGTTTGTGTTCAAAGCTGAAGGCGACGCACCGTATCCGTATGTGTTCCTCCTGCCTCGCCATGGGGAAGAGACCCTCGAGCACTTCCATGCACGCTTCGGCAGCGACAAAGATGCGCTGAAAAATGCGGACAACTTCCCAACATTCGTGGATCCGCAGCGCGCAACCGCAGCCCAGTTGGAAGAGGAACTGGTACACCACGGGCACTAG
- a CDS encoding metal ABC transporter solute-binding protein, Zn/Mn family, whose product MYASFFPIYSLTQRIAGDEVEVRSFMPEGQDPHLWEPTPKHMADLARADLLVVNGANMEPWLPLVQAALPDLPILNLSDYVELITYKGAAARGEFQFLGETTISSNKSYSIVFGHTHESSMRVAFFPKPEAATTAQLVQRGREIMLSDGQDTRQHTTIEVSPGQVYNLTMGHESGEVAFRFPTAGQWLIVSDRASEEILPYIFTDDQGNTVATPPVIEGGSAKTDHSTFDPHSWLSIVNGKRYANAINVELKDRFPEYADTFQRNKVELVSELTTLQAQFVERLQDAPRKEFLTAHNAFAYLARDFGLKQYPLQGLTTNAAPKLGVLIESIRLAHRSGIPVVFYEDGEDPKMAEVIADEIGGTARPLISMEHGDAHTGQDYVGITRRNLEILYEALR is encoded by the coding sequence GTGTACGCCTCATTTTTTCCGATCTATTCCCTCACCCAGCGAATCGCAGGTGATGAGGTCGAAGTGCGGTCGTTTATGCCAGAAGGCCAAGACCCGCATCTGTGGGAGCCAACACCGAAACATATGGCTGACCTTGCCCGGGCAGATCTCCTCGTGGTCAATGGTGCGAATATGGAACCTTGGCTTCCACTAGTGCAGGCCGCGTTGCCGGATCTGCCAATCCTCAACCTTTCCGACTATGTAGAGCTCATCACCTACAAAGGTGCTGCCGCCCGCGGGGAATTCCAATTCCTGGGCGAAACAACCATTTCCAGCAATAAGAGCTACTCCATTGTTTTCGGACATACCCATGAATCATCAATGCGGGTAGCATTTTTCCCGAAACCAGAAGCTGCAACGACTGCACAGCTGGTGCAGCGTGGCCGGGAGATTATGCTCAGCGACGGACAGGACACCCGGCAACACACCACCATCGAGGTCAGCCCAGGTCAGGTGTATAACCTGACGATGGGGCACGAGTCAGGGGAAGTAGCATTCCGTTTCCCTACAGCAGGCCAATGGCTCATCGTCAGTGATCGGGCAAGCGAAGAAATCCTGCCCTATATTTTCACCGATGACCAAGGCAACACCGTTGCAACCCCGCCGGTAATCGAGGGCGGTTCAGCGAAAACGGATCATTCCACCTTCGACCCGCACTCCTGGCTGAGTATCGTCAACGGCAAACGCTACGCCAATGCCATCAACGTCGAGCTGAAAGACCGCTTCCCGGAATACGCCGATACGTTTCAACGCAACAAAGTGGAGTTGGTGAGTGAACTGACCACGCTGCAGGCGCAATTCGTGGAACGTCTCCAAGACGCACCCCGAAAAGAGTTCTTAACCGCACACAATGCGTTTGCCTATCTTGCCCGGGACTTTGGGCTCAAACAGTATCCACTGCAAGGGCTCACCACGAATGCGGCGCCGAAACTTGGTGTGTTAATTGAATCGATTCGGCTCGCGCACCGCAGCGGTATACCGGTGGTGTTTTATGAAGACGGCGAAGATCCCAAAATGGCAGAGGTGATTGCCGACGAGATTGGTGGCACTGCCCGGCCTTTGATCTCTATGGAACATGGCGACGCGCATACTGGCCAAGACTATGTGGGAATTACTCGTCGGAACTTGGAAATACTCTATGAGGCGTTGCGCTAA
- a CDS encoding metal ABC transporter ATP-binding protein, which produces MTTTPILARDLGFAYGRHEVLQGITLTVDPGAVVCITGENGSGKSTLLKLCTGALTPTTGELTLFGEPATKRSALRHVGYVPQATSVEKLAFPITSRELVVQGLARHFGLLHIPKNTHYEQADALLETMGLAPVATVPFPELSGGQQQRVLITRALIDNPKLLVLDEPTSGVDRESRRQFLGLIDELHTTRDLTIMIVTHTIDEVVASVAVSHHYRIEQGRLHHVATLR; this is translated from the coding sequence ATGACAACAACCCCCATTCTTGCCCGCGACCTCGGGTTTGCCTATGGTCGCCACGAAGTATTGCAGGGGATCACCCTTACGGTTGATCCCGGTGCGGTGGTGTGTATTACTGGTGAAAACGGCAGCGGCAAGTCAACTTTGTTGAAGCTGTGTACCGGTGCACTGACCCCCACCACCGGTGAGCTGACACTTTTTGGTGAACCGGCGACAAAACGTTCCGCGCTGCGCCATGTGGGCTATGTGCCGCAGGCAACCTCGGTGGAAAAACTTGCGTTCCCGATCACCTCCCGGGAATTGGTGGTGCAAGGTTTAGCACGCCACTTTGGGTTGCTCCACATCCCGAAAAACACCCACTATGAGCAGGCAGATGCGCTGCTAGAGACCATGGGGCTTGCTCCTGTTGCCACGGTGCCTTTTCCAGAACTTTCCGGTGGTCAACAGCAGCGGGTGCTCATTACTCGGGCGTTGATCGATAACCCGAAATTGTTAGTGCTAGACGAACCAACCTCCGGGGTGGATCGGGAAAGCCGCCGCCAATTCCTGGGGCTGATCGATGAACTGCACACTACCCGGGATCTCACCATCATGATCGTCACCCACACCATTGATGAGGTGGTGGCTTCGGTGGCTGTTTCACACCATTACCGCATTGAGCAGGGGAGGCTTCACCATGTGGCAACTCTTCGTTGA
- a CDS encoding metal ABC transporter permease codes for MWQLFVEFEFVRRTIAVGLMLAVAIPLLGIVMVGRRTSMMADALSHTSLAGVAVGLIAGFTPVAGAVIVAVIGAFIIELLRKRFPQYGDLATAVTLSAGLGVAVILADLAPSGRSFESYLFGSITAVTRSDVWFTAIATGLVVVASLVFYGDVKDIAVDPILAKIAGTRVTVINALFTALAAVTVALSAKVIGALLVVSLMVLPVATALTVARSYRATVWWSVAMGVAYTFIGISASYEFDLRPGGAIVVTAVLGLLAVTCFRMIRKAGRT; via the coding sequence ATGTGGCAACTCTTCGTTGAGTTTGAGTTTGTGCGCCGCACCATCGCGGTTGGGTTGATGTTGGCGGTCGCCATCCCACTACTCGGCATTGTCATGGTGGGGCGGCGGACATCTATGATGGCCGATGCGTTGTCGCACACCTCTTTGGCAGGGGTGGCTGTAGGATTAATTGCCGGATTTACCCCGGTAGCAGGAGCTGTCATAGTGGCAGTGATCGGTGCGTTTATTATCGAACTGTTGCGGAAGCGATTCCCACAATATGGTGATCTTGCCACTGCTGTGACGTTGTCCGCGGGGCTCGGGGTGGCGGTGATTTTGGCTGATCTTGCCCCCAGCGGGCGAAGCTTCGAGTCGTATCTGTTTGGCAGTATTACCGCGGTGACCCGTAGTGATGTGTGGTTTACCGCTATTGCCACCGGCCTGGTGGTGGTAGCAAGTTTGGTGTTTTACGGCGACGTGAAAGATATTGCGGTCGATCCAATATTGGCGAAAATCGCCGGCACCCGAGTCACAGTGATCAACGCACTGTTTACTGCTCTTGCTGCAGTCACTGTGGCATTGTCGGCGAAAGTGATCGGCGCGCTGCTGGTGGTATCGCTTATGGTGCTGCCTGTTGCTACCGCGTTGACAGTTGCCCGCTCCTATCGGGCAACCGTGTGGTGGTCGGTGGCTATGGGGGTGGCATACACCTTTATTGGGATCTCTGCTTCCTACGAGTTTGATCTTCGTCCCGGCGGGGCAATTGTGGTCACCGCCGTCCTGGGGCTACTCGCAGTGACTTGTTTCCGAATGATTCGCAAAGCCGGAAGAACCTAG
- a CDS encoding methylenetetrahydrofolate reductase, producing the protein MLRAHQYCPARTFADTAPGGSAAAETDDTCVHPPQSLLQGKVAFSFEVMPPRDLTAAPKFWATLEQLVASRPDFISVTYGAAGQDRRGAREVTHSIAFDSPTVPIAHFTCVGTSVDEVRQITNDYLDSGVRTFLALRGDPPANRPDWQPADDALTCAADLVRLIRQEEFSRCAEHPSQALRASLRPLRIGVAAFPDGNPAAGTTVAQEVERLVHKQVAGADFAITQTVWSADTYATFVREARAKGVTIPIIPGILPPVEARRLHRVHELTGVPIPERLLADLSAAPDSAAAATVGYNFAGKLIVDLIAEGAPGIHLYTFNQAEPALRTLDRATELLTEN; encoded by the coding sequence ATGTTGCGCGCACATCAATACTGCCCGGCACGCACCTTTGCTGACACTGCTCCCGGAGGATCAGCTGCTGCCGAAACGGATGACACTTGTGTGCATCCCCCGCAATCATTACTGCAAGGAAAAGTTGCGTTCTCCTTTGAGGTTATGCCGCCACGCGACCTGACTGCAGCGCCAAAGTTTTGGGCAACACTCGAGCAGTTAGTGGCCAGCCGACCAGACTTTATCTCGGTGACATATGGGGCTGCTGGCCAAGACCGGCGTGGCGCGCGGGAGGTCACGCATTCGATTGCTTTTGATTCACCAACCGTACCGATTGCGCACTTTACTTGTGTGGGAACCAGCGTTGATGAAGTCCGCCAAATCACCAATGACTATCTGGACAGCGGGGTGCGAACATTTTTGGCGCTCCGGGGCGATCCGCCGGCAAATCGCCCCGACTGGCAGCCTGCCGATGATGCGCTCACCTGTGCTGCTGATCTCGTACGACTTATCCGCCAGGAAGAATTTTCCCGCTGCGCGGAACACCCCTCCCAGGCGCTGCGCGCATCGCTGCGTCCACTGCGGATCGGGGTGGCAGCCTTCCCCGATGGCAATCCGGCGGCAGGCACCACTGTCGCTCAAGAAGTGGAACGGCTGGTTCATAAACAAGTCGCTGGAGCTGATTTCGCCATCACCCAAACAGTGTGGTCAGCTGACACCTATGCGACCTTTGTGCGCGAGGCACGTGCCAAAGGGGTGACAATTCCGATCATTCCAGGGATTTTGCCGCCTGTTGAGGCACGGCGTCTGCACCGGGTACATGAGTTGACCGGGGTACCAATCCCCGAAAGGTTGCTCGCCGATTTATCCGCGGCACCTGATAGCGCCGCCGCAGCTACAGTAGGCTACAACTTCGCCGGCAAGCTGATCGTCGATCTTATCGCGGAGGGCGCCCCAGGTATTCACCTGTACACCTTTAATCAGGCTGAACCTGCGCTGCGCACCCTTGATCGGGCAACCGAATTGCTCACCGAAAACTAG
- a CDS encoding class II fumarate hydratase, with the protein MSEQEYRIEHDTMGEVKVPKDALWRAQTQRAVENFPISGRGLESAQIRAMGLLKAACAQVNKDRGLLDAEQADAIISAAKEVAEGLHDKEFPIDVFQTGSGTSSNMNTNEVIASIAKNNGVDVHPNDHVNMGQSSNDTFPTATHVAATEAAVKDLIPGLKVLQASLEKKAKEWEQVVKSGRTHLMDAVPVTLGQEFSGYARQIEAGIERVEATLPRLGELPIGGTAVGTGLNTPADFGEKVTAELVKLTGVEELRECVNHFEAQANRDGLVEFSGAMRGIAVSLTKIANDIRWMGSGPLTGLGEIHLPDLQPGSSIMPGKVNPVLCETATQVACQVIGNDAAVAFGGAQGAFELNVFIPMMARNVLESARLLANTARVFAERLVDGIEPNTERMKTLAESSPSIVTPLNSAIGYENAAKVAKTALKEGKTIRQTVIDLGFVDGDKLTEEELDRRLNVLDMCNTDRDK; encoded by the coding sequence ATGAGTGAGCAGGAATACCGCATCGAACACGACACGATGGGTGAAGTGAAGGTACCCAAGGATGCCCTGTGGCGTGCCCAAACCCAGCGTGCTGTGGAAAACTTCCCAATCTCTGGGCGCGGTCTTGAATCTGCACAGATCCGCGCAATGGGTCTGTTAAAAGCAGCTTGCGCCCAGGTGAACAAGGATCGTGGCCTGCTTGACGCCGAGCAAGCCGATGCAATTATTAGCGCCGCCAAGGAAGTGGCTGAAGGGCTGCACGATAAGGAATTCCCGATCGACGTGTTCCAGACCGGTTCTGGTACCTCGTCGAACATGAACACCAACGAAGTGATCGCCTCGATCGCAAAGAACAATGGTGTCGATGTGCACCCCAATGACCACGTCAATATGGGGCAGTCCTCCAACGACACCTTCCCCACCGCAACCCATGTGGCTGCGACGGAAGCAGCTGTGAAAGACCTGATTCCAGGGCTGAAGGTACTGCAGGCTTCCCTGGAGAAGAAAGCCAAAGAGTGGGAGCAGGTCGTCAAATCCGGCCGTACCCACTTGATGGATGCTGTTCCGGTGACCTTGGGTCAGGAATTCTCCGGCTATGCTCGCCAGATCGAAGCTGGTATCGAACGTGTGGAAGCAACGCTGCCACGGCTGGGTGAACTGCCTATCGGCGGTACCGCAGTCGGCACCGGTCTCAACACCCCAGCAGACTTCGGTGAGAAAGTAACCGCAGAACTCGTCAAACTCACCGGGGTTGAAGAACTGCGCGAATGCGTCAACCACTTCGAGGCTCAGGCCAACCGTGACGGGCTCGTAGAGTTCTCCGGTGCGATGCGTGGTATCGCAGTATCCCTGACCAAGATCGCCAACGATATCCGCTGGATGGGTTCAGGCCCGCTCACCGGTCTCGGCGAAATCCACCTCCCTGATCTGCAGCCAGGTTCGTCGATCATGCCCGGCAAGGTCAACCCGGTACTGTGCGAAACCGCAACCCAGGTTGCCTGCCAGGTCATCGGTAACGATGCTGCCGTGGCATTCGGCGGCGCGCAAGGAGCTTTTGAGCTCAACGTGTTCATCCCGATGATGGCACGCAATGTACTCGAATCGGCACGCCTGCTCGCCAACACGGCACGGGTGTTCGCGGAACGTCTCGTCGACGGCATTGAGCCGAACACCGAACGGATGAAGACCCTGGCCGAATCCTCCCCATCGATCGTCACCCCGCTGAACTCTGCTATCGGCTATGAGAATGCGGCTAAGGTTGCCAAGACTGCCCTGAAAGAAGGCAAGACCATCCGCCAGACGGTGATTGATCTCGGCTTCGTCGATGGCGACAAACTCACTGAAGAAGAGCTTGATCGTCGACTCAACGTGCTGGATATGTGCAACACGGATCGCGACAAGTAG
- the glpX gene encoding class II fructose-bisphosphatase, with amino-acid sequence MTEFKTLQLPDRNLALELVRVTEAGALAAGRWVGRGKKNEGDGAAVDAMRRLINSVNMRGVVVIGEGEKDEAPMLFNGETVGSGYGNDVDIAVDPVDGTTLMAEGRPNAISVLAASARGAMYDPSAVFYMKKIAVGPEAAGKIDIEAPVAHNIQVVAKAKGIPVHDVTVVVLDRPRHEELITEIREAGAKIRMIRDGDVAGAVAAAQSTNSVDIMMGIGGTPEGIITACAMKCMGGEIQGILHPTSEAERQKAIDAGLDLDTVLGTNDLVSSDDCYFVATGVTNGDMLRGVSYRDSSATTRSLVMRSRSGTIRFIESIHQLSKLQDYEVDNFEQMKNANV; translated from the coding sequence ATGACCGAATTTAAAACCTTGCAACTGCCCGACCGAAACCTTGCACTGGAATTAGTCCGGGTTACCGAAGCTGGCGCACTTGCCGCCGGCCGGTGGGTTGGGCGCGGCAAGAAAAACGAAGGCGACGGGGCTGCTGTTGATGCAATGCGTCGGCTGATCAACTCGGTGAACATGCGCGGCGTGGTTGTGATCGGCGAAGGTGAAAAAGACGAAGCACCGATGCTGTTCAACGGCGAAACTGTCGGCTCCGGATATGGCAACGATGTGGATATTGCAGTCGACCCGGTCGATGGCACCACCCTGATGGCCGAAGGCCGCCCGAATGCGATCTCTGTACTGGCAGCTTCCGCACGCGGCGCCATGTATGACCCGTCGGCGGTGTTCTACATGAAAAAAATCGCGGTCGGCCCGGAAGCAGCCGGCAAAATCGATATTGAAGCTCCTGTTGCCCACAACATTCAAGTGGTCGCGAAAGCAAAAGGTATCCCGGTTCATGACGTGACTGTGGTGGTGCTTGACCGCCCCCGCCACGAAGAACTCATTACCGAGATTCGGGAAGCTGGCGCGAAGATCCGGATGATTCGTGACGGTGACGTCGCCGGTGCTGTTGCAGCTGCCCAGTCGACAAACTCCGTCGACATCATGATGGGTATCGGCGGCACCCCGGAGGGAATTATCACTGCCTGCGCAATGAAGTGTATGGGCGGCGAGATCCAAGGCATTTTACATCCCACCAGCGAAGCTGAACGCCAAAAAGCCATCGATGCGGGACTGGATCTCGACACGGTGCTCGGCACCAACGACCTGGTGTCGTCCGACGACTGCTACTTCGTCGCCACCGGTGTCACCAACGGCGACATGTTGCGGGGCGTGTCCTATCGTGACTCCTCAGCGACCACCCGGTCACTGGTCATGCGTTCCCGTTCAGGCACTATTCGGTTTATCGAGTCGATCCATCAGCTTTCCAAGCTGCAAGATTATGAAGTCGACAATTTTGAGCAGATGAAAAACGCCAACGTCTAA
- a CDS encoding DUF4245 domain-containing protein: protein MSEAKPRIFQDSRDMLLSLGVCFVVILLAISFTGLCSFNPGTPESGPVREVDAETIFDLEARAMPFPVILPETPKGWVANAARRTNVHRHPAPIVGWVTKDMAYLQLLQTDQPADVTVDDFDEIPREHTDTVDIAGHTWKKLEPTHDRGKDTLWITDAGQVRWLVTGTAGDAEFRELATNIAAATPLRAPADPLPENPDQQAPAVEQQAAG from the coding sequence GTGTCGGAAGCGAAACCAAGAATCTTTCAAGACAGTCGAGATATGCTGCTCTCCCTCGGGGTGTGCTTTGTAGTGATCCTGCTGGCGATCTCGTTTACCGGGTTGTGCAGCTTCAATCCGGGAACCCCGGAGTCTGGGCCGGTGCGGGAAGTTGATGCGGAAACCATTTTCGATCTGGAAGCACGAGCAATGCCATTTCCAGTGATTTTGCCGGAAACCCCTAAAGGGTGGGTGGCAAACGCTGCCAGGCGCACGAATGTGCATCGGCATCCGGCACCGATTGTCGGCTGGGTGACTAAAGACATGGCATATTTGCAGCTGCTGCAAACAGATCAGCCTGCCGATGTCACCGTCGACGACTTTGACGAGATTCCGCGGGAACATACCGACACCGTGGACATTGCTGGGCACACCTGGAAAAAACTAGAACCCACCCATGATCGGGGTAAAGACACGTTGTGGATCACCGATGCCGGGCAGGTTCGCTGGTTAGTAACCGGCACGGCAGGCGATGCAGAATTCCGTGAGCTTGCCACCAATATTGCTGCGGCTACACCGTTGCGTGCCCCAGCAGATCCCCTCCCGGAAAATCCCGATCAGCAGGCACCTGCGGTGGAACAACAAGCAGCCGGTTAA
- a CDS encoding exodeoxyribonuclease VII small subunit, giving the protein MNRDVIGNGEVRDDAITPVEELNYEQARDELLETVSILERGEMNLDEALRYWERGEALAARCEEHLAGAKQRVEQALAASRPDQSTDTQPAE; this is encoded by the coding sequence ATGAACCGTGATGTCATTGGCAATGGCGAAGTTCGGGACGATGCGATCACCCCGGTGGAAGAGCTCAACTATGAACAGGCCCGTGACGAACTTTTAGAAACAGTATCGATTTTGGAACGCGGCGAGATGAATCTCGATGAAGCCTTACGTTATTGGGAGCGGGGCGAAGCATTAGCTGCCCGCTGCGAAGAGCATCTTGCCGGTGCAAAACAGCGGGTCGAGCAGGCACTTGCGGCTTCTCGGCCGGATCAATCCACCGATACGCAGCCAGCCGAATAG
- the xseA gene encoding exodeoxyribonuclease VII large subunit: MIMVAASAPTSLERPWAVETVNQKIRLWIAKLGKVWVEGELTEIRYQPNWASAFAVLRDSGAEASIRLRIDTRAYTQSPVPLTDGMRVVVLAKPEFFVKRGELSLWVEQVHHLGAGDLQARIDLLRGQLAREGLFDQSRKQRLPMVPKSIGLITGDNSHAMRDVIEVATRRWPEVHFTIINTPVQGAAAAPAIIRALGQLDENPDVDVIVIARGGGSVEDLLPFSEESLIRAVYLTETPVVSAIGHEPDRPILDEVADVRAATPTDAAKTVAPDAFQERAMLADMRQRSAAALRGWVDQQSSLITAIRSRPVLARPLTIVEQQRELVSEQQQRARRAIAARIAAASAETLALRARVEALGPAATLARGYSVVQVIDRETKQAKVVTSIEQAPPGAQLRIRVSDGSISAAGIHREPAK; encoded by the coding sequence ATGATCATGGTGGCTGCCTCAGCGCCGACTTCACTCGAGCGTCCGTGGGCGGTAGAGACCGTCAACCAGAAAATACGGTTGTGGATCGCCAAACTCGGCAAAGTGTGGGTCGAGGGTGAACTCACCGAGATTCGCTACCAACCCAATTGGGCTTCAGCATTTGCGGTGTTGCGCGATAGTGGTGCGGAAGCATCCATCCGTTTGCGGATCGATACCCGCGCCTATACGCAGTCGCCGGTGCCGCTCACCGACGGTATGCGGGTGGTGGTGTTGGCGAAACCAGAGTTTTTCGTCAAACGGGGCGAACTCTCGCTGTGGGTGGAGCAGGTGCATCATTTGGGCGCCGGTGATCTGCAAGCCCGCATCGATCTGTTGCGGGGTCAGCTTGCCCGCGAGGGGCTGTTTGACCAGTCGCGAAAACAACGACTTCCTATGGTGCCCAAGAGTATTGGGCTAATTACTGGCGATAATTCGCATGCGATGCGTGACGTGATTGAAGTTGCGACCCGCCGCTGGCCAGAAGTGCATTTCACGATAATTAACACCCCAGTGCAGGGGGCGGCGGCGGCACCGGCGATTATTCGGGCATTAGGACAGCTCGATGAAAATCCTGACGTGGACGTGATTGTGATTGCGCGGGGCGGCGGCTCGGTGGAGGATCTGCTGCCTTTTTCTGAAGAGTCCCTGATTCGGGCAGTGTATCTGACAGAAACACCGGTGGTTTCTGCAATCGGCCATGAACCTGACCGGCCAATTTTGGATGAGGTCGCTGATGTGCGGGCTGCCACTCCAACAGATGCGGCGAAAACTGTCGCCCCCGATGCGTTTCAGGAACGGGCGATGCTTGCCGATATGCGACAGCGATCTGCTGCGGCACTGCGCGGCTGGGTGGATCAACAATCATCCTTGATCACCGCTATTCGTTCCCGACCGGTGTTAGCTCGACCATTGACGATTGTGGAACAGCAACGTGAACTCGTCAGTGAACAGCAGCAGCGTGCCCGGCGGGCAATTGCGGCGCGCATTGCTGCCGCGTCGGCGGAAACCTTAGCATTGCGTGCCCGGGTAGAAGCACTAGGTCCGGCTGCGACCCTAGCCCGGGGCTATAGTGTGGTGCAGGTAATTGACCGGGAAACAAAACAAGCCAAGGTGGTGACTTCTATCGAGCAGGCACCACCGGGTGCACAGCTGCGCATCCGGGTCAGTGACGGGTCAATCTCGGCGGCGGGTATTCACCGCGAACCAGCGAAATAG
- a CDS encoding 4-hydroxy-3-methylbut-2-enyl diphosphate reductase — MTSSAEQQCDRIVYLAAPRGYCAGVDRAVETVERALAQYGAPVYVRKEIVHNKYVVDTLAKRGAIFVDETTEVPAGAHCVFSAHGVSPQVHAEARQLQLHTLDATCPLVTKVHNEVKRFVKQGYKILFIGHEGHEEVEGTMGEAPMDVFLVDKPADIDKLSFPADQKLIWLSQTTLSVDETMTMVNLLHERFPNLENPPSDDICYATQNRQVAVKAIAPKCQLMIVVGSQNSSNSKRLVEVALQHGADAAYLVDYAHQIDLSWLDGVSAVGLTSGASVPEILVREVLELLDNHGFHRVEEVTTAVEKLSFALPREVRAARNTSS, encoded by the coding sequence ATGACCAGCAGTGCAGAACAACAGTGTGACCGCATCGTCTACCTTGCCGCCCCTCGCGGATATTGCGCCGGTGTTGACCGCGCCGTCGAAACAGTAGAACGGGCGCTCGCCCAATATGGTGCACCAGTATATGTCCGCAAAGAAATCGTGCACAACAAATATGTTGTCGATACGCTGGCCAAACGCGGTGCCATCTTTGTTGATGAAACCACCGAAGTTCCCGCCGGTGCGCACTGTGTGTTTTCTGCACACGGTGTCTCCCCGCAAGTTCATGCGGAAGCACGACAGTTGCAGCTTCACACCCTTGACGCGACCTGTCCGCTGGTGACGAAAGTGCACAACGAAGTGAAACGCTTCGTCAAACAGGGCTACAAGATTCTCTTTATCGGTCACGAAGGCCATGAGGAAGTCGAAGGCACCATGGGCGAGGCGCCGATGGATGTGTTCCTTGTCGACAAACCCGCCGACATTGACAAGCTCAGCTTCCCAGCAGATCAGAAACTCATTTGGCTCTCCCAAACCACCCTGTCCGTCGATGAAACCATGACGATGGTGAATCTGCTGCACGAACGCTTCCCCAACCTGGAAAATCCCCCCAGCGACGACATCTGCTACGCCACCCAAAACCGGCAGGTCGCAGTCAAAGCGATCGCCCCAAAATGCCAGTTGATGATTGTGGTGGGGTCGCAGAACTCGTCGAACTCGAAACGACTCGTTGAAGTTGCCCTGCAGCATGGGGCTGATGCTGCCTACCTGGTGGATTATGCCCACCAAATTGATCTCAGCTGGCTCGATGGTGTTTCGGCGGTGGGGCTCACCTCGGGGGCGTCTGTCCCAGAGATCCTTGTCCGGGAAGTATTGGAACTGCTCGACAATCATGGCTTCCACCGGGTGGAAGAAGTCACCACAGCAGTAGAAAAGCTGTCCTTTGCGCTGCCCCGGGAAGTTCGGGCTGCTCGCAACACCAGCAGCTAG